In Apium graveolens cultivar Ventura unplaced genomic scaffold, ASM990537v1 ctg9072, whole genome shotgun sequence, one DNA window encodes the following:
- the LOC141705591 gene encoding uncharacterized protein LOC141705591 produces the protein MAWTRFKELFFDKYFPTYMKNEMEMKFLELKQKGMSVSKYLSRFLELSRFAPHQVDTEARKCQRFQEGLKPLIREKVSLLELEQFDKLVWKARIAERDYEARTQFFNNKKRGRETELTVNSGFKDNKKLHIRNKEMFWGSDKRIIASECKKCGLKHDGDICSRADGLCYNCGEKGHIASQCPKPKVISCYSCGQPGHLSRDFPQKGVTKEVETKGNRTFTAGPFQ, from the coding sequence ATGGCTTGGacaaggtttaaggaattgttctTTGATAAATATTTTCCTACCTATATGAAGAATGAGATGGAGATGAAGTTTCTAGAACTAAAGCAAAAAGGAATGTCCGTGTCGAAATATCTCTCAAGATTCTTGGAACTTTCCAGGTTTGCTCCTCATCAGGTTGATACTGAAGCCAGAAAATGTCAGAGATTTCAAGAAGGGTTGAAACCCCTAATTAGAGAGAAGGTGTCCTTGTTGGAGTTGGAACAATTTGATAAGTTGGTTTGGAAGGCGAGGATTGCAGAAAGGGACTATGAAGCTCGCACTCAATTCTTCAACAATAAGAAACGAGGAAGAGAGACAGAATTGACTGTTAACTCAGGATTTAAGGACAACAAGAAACTACATATAAGGAATAAGGAGATGTTTTGGGGAAGTGATAAGAGGATCATCGCATCTGAGTGTAAGAAATGTGGACTGAAACATGATGGTGATATTTGTTCTCGAGCTGATGGGTTGTGTTACAATTGTGGAGAAAAGGGACATATAGCTTCTCAATGTCCCAAGCCTAAAGTGATTTCTTGCTACAGTTGTGGACAACCAGGTCATTTATCAAGGGACTTCCCACAAAAAGGAGTCACGAAAGAAGTGGAAACTAAAGGAAATAGGACTTTTACAGCAGGACCTTTTCAATAA